A section of the Pseudovibrio sp. M1P-2-3 genome encodes:
- the cobO gene encoding cob(I)yrinic acid a,c-diamide adenosyltransferase, with protein MTQEELDARHAEKMRKKKAARDKIMATKTIEKGLLIVHTGKGKGKSTAGFGMIFRSLGHGHKVAVVQFVKGRIETGERMALEKFEDQVTIKRMGEGFTWETQDRQRDIAAARAAWDSAKELITGGEHRLVLLDELNIVLRYDYLPIEEVVEFFKNEKPNDVHVVVTGRNAKDELIEVADLVTEMGQIKHPFRSGVKPQEGIEF; from the coding sequence ATGACACAGGAAGAACTGGATGCTCGCCATGCTGAAAAAATGCGCAAAAAAAAGGCTGCCCGTGACAAGATCATGGCAACCAAGACCATCGAAAAAGGCCTGTTGATTGTCCATACCGGCAAGGGCAAGGGCAAATCTACCGCCGGGTTTGGAATGATTTTCCGCAGTCTTGGCCATGGGCACAAGGTGGCTGTGGTCCAGTTTGTTAAAGGGCGCATTGAAACCGGCGAACGCATGGCGCTGGAGAAGTTTGAGGATCAGGTCACCATCAAGCGCATGGGCGAGGGCTTTACGTGGGAAACGCAGGATCGCCAGCGCGATATTGCAGCGGCGCGCGCCGCATGGGATTCCGCTAAAGAGCTGATTACCGGCGGCGAGCATCGTTTGGTGCTTTTGGATGAGCTGAATATCGTTCTGCGCTATGACTACCTGCCTATTGAAGAGGTGGTGGAATTCTTCAAAAACGAAAAGCCAAACGATGTGCATGTGGTTGTCACGGGCCGTAATGCCAAGGACGAGCTGATTGAGGTGGCTGATCTTGTAACCGAAATGGGCCAGATCAAGCACCCGTTCCGCTCCGGCGTAAAGCCGCAGGAAGGCATCGAGTTTTAA
- a CDS encoding cobyric acid synthase: MAVPALMVQGTGSNVGKSLIVAGLARAFNRRGLKVLPFKPQNMSNNAAVTDDGGEIGRAQALQALAAGVPSSVHMNPVLLKPETETGAQVIVQGKRFGTMKAREYGSRKSELLPFVLESFSKLEKQADLVLVEGAGSPAEVNLRAGDIANMGFAEAADLPVLLAGDIDRGGVIASLVGTWCVLEEAERARIKAFFINKFRGDPSLFDSGLQEIVGRTGWTNAGVVPWFADAAKLPAEDALGLEDGMGEGPLKIIVPVTSRIANFDDLDPLRLEPNVTLELVEAGRPLPADAQVVLLAGSKSTIGDLSFLRAQGWDIDLKAHVRRGGVVLGLCGGYQMLGKTIADPEGVEGGGHVEGLGLLDVHTVLSPKKSVVQNEGTHKASGARVSGYEIHAGQTSGPDCQRPYLNLSQGEEGACSKDHRVFGTYLHGVFTSDEFRQSFLKDLGSHSSLGYAAQVEEGLDALSDHVETHMDLDQLLEIARQR; the protein is encoded by the coding sequence ATGGCAGTCCCAGCGCTCATGGTTCAGGGCACCGGCTCCAACGTGGGCAAAAGCCTTATCGTTGCGGGCCTAGCCCGCGCGTTTAACCGGCGGGGCTTGAAGGTGCTGCCGTTTAAACCGCAAAACATGTCCAACAATGCCGCCGTCACAGATGACGGCGGCGAAATCGGCAGGGCGCAGGCGTTGCAGGCCCTTGCTGCGGGCGTTCCTTCAAGCGTGCATATGAACCCGGTTTTGCTGAAGCCCGAAACAGAAACGGGCGCGCAGGTTATTGTACAGGGAAAACGCTTTGGCACCATGAAGGCGCGTGAGTATGGCAGCCGAAAAAGTGAGCTGCTTCCCTTCGTACTGGAGAGTTTTTCAAAGCTGGAAAAGCAAGCGGATCTTGTCCTTGTAGAAGGGGCTGGCTCTCCGGCGGAGGTGAACCTGCGCGCTGGTGATATTGCCAATATGGGTTTTGCCGAGGCGGCTGACCTTCCTGTGCTGCTGGCGGGTGACATTGACAGGGGCGGGGTAATTGCCTCCCTTGTGGGCACTTGGTGCGTACTTGAAGAAGCCGAGCGGGCCCGTATCAAGGCGTTTTTTATTAATAAGTTTCGCGGCGACCCGAGCCTGTTTGATAGCGGTCTGCAGGAAATTGTGGGGCGTACCGGCTGGACCAATGCAGGCGTAGTACCGTGGTTTGCTGATGCCGCCAAGCTTCCGGCGGAAGATGCGCTAGGGCTTGAAGATGGTATGGGCGAGGGTCCGCTTAAAATCATCGTGCCGGTGACAAGCCGTATCGCCAATTTCGATGACCTTGACCCCTTGCGCCTAGAACCGAATGTTACTCTTGAACTGGTGGAGGCAGGCAGACCCTTGCCTGCGGATGCGCAAGTGGTTCTTCTTGCGGGCAGCAAGTCCACCATAGGGGATTTGAGTTTTTTACGTGCCCAAGGATGGGATATTGACCTTAAAGCCCATGTACGGCGCGGCGGCGTGGTTCTGGGCCTGTGTGGCGGCTACCAGATGCTGGGTAAGACGATTGCCGATCCTGAAGGTGTTGAAGGAGGCGGGCATGTGGAAGGACTGGGACTACTTGATGTCCACACGGTTCTGTCACCGAAGAAATCCGTTGTGCAGAATGAGGGAACTCACAAGGCATCCGGTGCCCGTGTAAGCGGCTATGAAATTCACGCGGGCCAAACATCCGGCCCAGATTGCCAACGTCCCTACCTGAACCTTTCGCAGGGCGAGGAGGGGGCATGCTCCAAAGATCACCGGGTATTTGGAACCTATCTTCATGGTGTTTTCACATCCGATGAGTTTAGGCAGAGTTTTTTGAAGGATTTGGGGAGCCATAGCTCTCTTGGGTATGCAGCGCAGGTGGAAGAAGGGCTGGATGCCCTTAGTGACCATGTGGAAACGCATATGGATCTGGATCAGCTGCTGGAGATTGCTCGCCAGCGCTAA
- the cbiB gene encoding adenosylcobinamide-phosphate synthase CbiB encodes MLAFEYTPLIVLAAIILDALFGEPEWLWRRLPHPIVLIGNLIGTADLRLNKDGLSPACKKLTGLCFIISLTAAALVLGIFLETLLRLLPFGEAGIAVIGAVFLAQKSLYQHVKAVETGLRRGLEQGRYAVSMIVGRDPKTLDQAGVSRAAIESCSENFSDGITAPLFWFLLLGLPGLLAYKAINTADSMIGHKTERHTDFGWAAARLDDLVNLPASRLSGVFISLSAPIVGGSVSRAFRTIFKYARQHRSPNAGWPEAAMAGALNVALAGPRVYTGYKVDDPYMNPEGRIQLDTCDISRALQVMVSACSLQALAVAVVAFAA; translated from the coding sequence GTGCTTGCTTTTGAATACACCCCCCTCATCGTTTTAGCCGCAATTATTCTGGATGCACTTTTTGGGGAGCCCGAGTGGCTCTGGAGGCGCTTGCCGCACCCTATTGTCCTTATCGGCAATTTGATCGGCACTGCGGACCTCAGGCTCAATAAAGACGGCCTCTCTCCCGCCTGTAAGAAACTCACTGGCCTTTGTTTCATCATCTCCTTAACCGCCGCAGCATTAGTTCTCGGGATTTTTCTGGAAACGCTTTTGCGCCTGCTGCCTTTTGGTGAGGCAGGTATTGCAGTAATCGGCGCTGTGTTTCTGGCGCAAAAGAGCCTTTACCAGCATGTAAAGGCAGTGGAGACCGGATTGCGCCGCGGGCTGGAGCAAGGGCGTTATGCGGTTTCTATGATTGTAGGCCGAGATCCCAAAACTCTGGACCAAGCGGGCGTTTCCCGCGCCGCTATTGAATCATGTTCAGAAAATTTCTCGGACGGCATCACAGCTCCCCTTTTCTGGTTCCTGCTCTTGGGGTTGCCGGGGCTACTTGCCTACAAGGCGATTAATACCGCAGACAGTATGATTGGCCACAAAACGGAGCGACACACGGATTTTGGTTGGGCCGCAGCTCGCCTTGATGATCTGGTCAATCTGCCTGCGTCCCGTCTTTCCGGTGTATTCATTTCTCTCTCAGCGCCCATTGTGGGCGGCTCTGTCTCCCGCGCATTTCGCACAATTTTCAAATACGCCCGCCAACATCGCTCCCCCAATGCGGGCTGGCCGGAAGCTGCTATGGCGGGCGCTCTTAATGTAGCCCTTGCCGGTCCGCGTGTTTACACCGGCTATAAGGTTGATGACCCTTATATGAACCCTGAGGGGCGCATCCAGCTGGACACCTGTGATATCAGCAGGGCACTTCAGGTGATGGTGAGCGCATGTAGTTTGCAAGCTCTAGCAGTTGCAGTGGTTGCCTTTGCCGCTTGA
- the cobD gene encoding threonine-phosphate decarboxylase CobD has product MKHGGDLSKAICQYGGTRDEWLDLSTGINPQAYPLDLSLVSPSLEPLPEDGAHDALITAARSYYRVPSHLHITAAPGTQSLLHRLPSYFEPQPVAIFKPTYTSHAESWENAGFTVCEVTHISQVPQGCKLVVLVNPNNPDGRSYSHEEILELSKTLKQQKGLLIVDEAFAEITPNRSILPHVKEEPVLVLRSFGKFFGLAGLRLGFAIGHKAITDYLEHELGSWAVSGPALSIGATALADTKWQEDMLQKLEIETSAFHELLKTHGLAIKGSTSLYTLVEAEDALALHQSLAKHHIWTRVFDYNSKWIRFGLPKNEHERARVQQALLAHKEQV; this is encoded by the coding sequence ATGAAACACGGTGGAGATTTATCAAAGGCCATTTGCCAGTATGGCGGCACGCGCGATGAGTGGCTGGACCTTTCAACCGGCATTAATCCGCAGGCCTATCCGCTAGACCTTTCGTTAGTCTCCCCATCTTTAGAGCCGCTCCCGGAAGACGGCGCGCACGATGCTTTGATAACTGCAGCGCGCTCCTATTACCGTGTTCCGTCTCATCTTCACATAACAGCGGCGCCGGGTACACAAAGCCTGCTGCACCGGTTGCCAAGCTATTTTGAGCCTCAGCCTGTTGCAATCTTCAAGCCCACCTATACCAGCCATGCTGAAAGCTGGGAGAATGCTGGTTTTACGGTTTGTGAAGTCACGCACATTTCGCAGGTTCCACAAGGCTGTAAACTGGTCGTGCTGGTAAACCCCAACAACCCCGATGGCCGCAGTTATAGCCATGAAGAAATACTGGAGCTTTCTAAGACGCTCAAACAGCAAAAAGGTCTGCTAATTGTTGATGAAGCTTTTGCGGAGATAACACCCAATAGGAGCATCCTGCCACATGTGAAGGAGGAACCTGTTTTGGTGCTTCGCTCATTTGGCAAGTTCTTCGGCCTTGCGGGGCTACGTCTTGGCTTTGCAATCGGGCACAAGGCGATCACTGACTATCTGGAGCACGAGCTTGGAAGCTGGGCGGTGTCCGGCCCAGCTTTAAGCATTGGCGCAACAGCCCTTGCAGACACCAAGTGGCAAGAGGACATGCTCCAAAAACTGGAAATTGAGACCAGCGCTTTCCATGAGCTTCTTAAAACCCACGGGCTTGCCATCAAAGGCAGTACCAGCCTTTACACGCTGGTAGAAGCTGAAGATGCGTTGGCACTCCATCAGAGTTTGGCAAAGCATCACATCTGGACACGTGTCTTCGATTATAACTCCAAGTGGATCCGCTTTGGACTGCCAAAAAACGAACATGAGCGCGCAAGAGTTCAGCAAGCCTTGTTAGCCCATAAAGAGCAGGTGTAA
- a CDS encoding citryl-CoA lyase, with translation MPKRKDEITSRIGWSTADKINVHGLDLPNEILGHMNLGDLAFLLLKYRAPTPEESRVFNAIVLTLVEHGITPSALAARITYMGAPESLQAAVAAGLCGLGTVFVGSMEGAAKMLSAALPPEKLGTGVDLKALAKDIVADFRSRKAIVPGLGHPVHKPIDPRTPRLFEIAAENGMAGEYVELIQLVQKEAEQASGKVLPINATGAIGAICCEFQFPWNIVRGIGVMARSIGLVGHILEEQNNPMAFELWQRTEEEILKTSGVEK, from the coding sequence ATGCCCAAGCGTAAAGACGAGATTACTTCGCGAATCGGATGGAGCACTGCGGACAAGATTAATGTTCATGGCCTTGATCTACCCAACGAAATCCTCGGTCACATGAACTTGGGCGATCTGGCCTTCCTTCTCTTAAAGTACCGCGCACCAACACCGGAAGAATCGCGCGTGTTCAACGCCATCGTGTTGACATTGGTCGAACATGGCATCACTCCTTCTGCTCTAGCCGCACGGATTACCTATATGGGTGCCCCTGAATCCCTTCAGGCAGCCGTTGCTGCGGGCCTTTGTGGCCTCGGCACTGTTTTCGTGGGGTCCATGGAAGGGGCTGCCAAAATGCTCAGTGCAGCCCTGCCCCCTGAAAAATTGGGTACTGGCGTCGACCTTAAAGCCCTTGCAAAGGACATTGTTGCCGACTTCAGAAGCCGCAAGGCTATTGTGCCAGGCCTTGGTCATCCGGTTCACAAACCCATTGATCCGCGTACCCCGCGCCTTTTCGAAATTGCAGCTGAAAACGGTATGGCCGGTGAATATGTAGAACTGATCCAGCTGGTGCAAAAAGAAGCCGAACAAGCTTCCGGCAAAGTTCTGCCAATCAATGCAACAGGTGCAATTGGTGCCATCTGCTGTGAATTCCAGTTCCCTTGGAACATTGTCCGCGGCATCGGGGTTATGGCCCGTTCCATTGGTCTTGTCGGGCATATTCTGGAAGAACAGAACAACCCCATGGCCTTTGAACTGTGGCAGCGTACAGAGGAAGAGATTTTGAAAACCAGTGGTGTCGAAAAGTAA
- a CDS encoding IclR family transcriptional regulator, producing the protein MAKDNIKYVGAVEGAVKVMRYLVRAGRPDGVASIGRETDLNVSTTFNILKTLAKEDLVSFDASRKTYAIGMGVLEFSIPLLGKSQSKLIYPILVQLAQEHQIMITLWTVTAGDRIILSERVAPSNIVRADMEIGARLPSLIGAVGRCIAARLPLSKEDAKEAFETFRWQNSPGFDAYWQDVEAARATGYAFDRGNLFKGIDVAAAVVCDQEGQPKLGLSAISIAGQVEDAELVEVANDLTKASTLIEKSLFGAIARES; encoded by the coding sequence ATGGCTAAGGATAATATAAAATACGTGGGTGCCGTTGAAGGGGCTGTGAAAGTGATGCGCTATCTGGTGCGCGCTGGGCGGCCCGATGGTGTTGCCTCTATCGGCCGTGAGACAGATTTAAATGTCTCAACCACATTCAACATCTTAAAAACACTGGCAAAAGAAGATCTTGTCTCTTTCGATGCCTCCCGCAAGACCTATGCAATAGGGATGGGGGTGCTGGAGTTCTCTATTCCTTTGCTGGGCAAGAGCCAGAGCAAGCTTATTTACCCAATTCTGGTGCAACTTGCTCAAGAGCACCAGATCATGATCACTTTGTGGACTGTGACAGCGGGAGACAGAATTATCTTGAGTGAGCGAGTTGCTCCGTCCAATATTGTGCGCGCTGATATGGAAATTGGTGCAAGACTGCCATCTTTGATTGGTGCCGTGGGCCGCTGTATCGCGGCGCGCTTGCCCTTGTCCAAAGAGGATGCAAAAGAAGCATTCGAGACATTCCGCTGGCAAAACTCCCCCGGCTTTGATGCCTACTGGCAGGATGTAGAGGCCGCGCGGGCAACCGGCTATGCCTTTGACCGTGGAAACCTGTTCAAGGGAATTGATGTTGCTGCCGCTGTAGTTTGTGATCAGGAAGGGCAGCCCAAGCTGGGCCTTAGTGCCATTTCAATCGCTGGGCAGGTGGAAGATGCGGAGCTTGTTGAAGTCGCAAATGATCTGACAAAGGCCTCAACGTTGATCGAAAAAAGCCTGTTCGGTGCTATTGCGCGGGAAAGTTGA
- a CDS encoding SMP-30/gluconolactonase/LRE family protein: MVDIECLWECDDGLGEAPLWVAEETSVYWSDHVGPAPDPNSSKRPSIRRLNIVSGERRSWELPEQVGSFGLRTGGGLICGTNSGFCTFDLETGVFEKIIDPEPEHPQNRLNDGKIDRRGRFWCGSMDTRLSDKSAHIYCLEPDLTCRKVAQDFSFICSNGIAFDPKDARMYFGDTKGGIIYVFDLDIDTGHIHNRRPFFSVEERSPAIVDGATVDAEGYYWFALNLGGKILRIDPSGRLDREIDMPVRGTTCVTFGGDNYETLFVTSQQSFLTGEELSRHPKPGSIFAVHGLGTQGLPEPKFGATKE, translated from the coding sequence ATGGTAGACATTGAGTGCCTTTGGGAATGCGATGACGGTTTGGGCGAAGCTCCCCTTTGGGTTGCGGAGGAAACATCTGTGTACTGGTCCGATCACGTTGGTCCGGCCCCCGATCCAAACAGCTCAAAGCGCCCCTCAATTCGACGATTGAACATTGTCAGCGGGGAGCGCAGATCTTGGGAACTACCGGAACAGGTGGGGAGCTTTGGGCTCAGAACCGGCGGCGGCCTCATCTGCGGAACCAATTCCGGTTTCTGTACTTTTGACCTTGAAACTGGAGTTTTTGAGAAGATTATTGATCCGGAACCAGAGCATCCGCAAAACCGGCTTAACGATGGGAAAATTGACCGTCGTGGGCGCTTCTGGTGCGGCAGCATGGACACACGCTTGAGCGATAAGTCCGCTCACATCTATTGTCTGGAACCGGATTTAACCTGCCGTAAAGTTGCTCAAGACTTCTCTTTCATATGCAGCAACGGGATTGCCTTCGACCCTAAGGATGCACGCATGTACTTCGGTGATACCAAGGGAGGCATAATCTATGTTTTTGATCTTGATATTGACACTGGGCATATCCACAACCGCAGACCTTTCTTCTCCGTGGAAGAACGCTCCCCGGCAATTGTAGACGGCGCTACGGTCGACGCAGAAGGCTACTATTGGTTCGCCTTGAATCTGGGCGGTAAGATTTTGCGTATTGATCCCTCCGGTCGGCTTGATCGGGAGATTGATATGCCGGTTCGCGGCACCACTTGTGTTACATTTGGCGGCGATAATTATGAAACACTCTTCGTCACTTCACAGCAGTCATTTTTAACCGGTGAAGAGCTTAGTCGGCACCCAAAACCAGGCAGCATATTTGCCGTGCACGGTCTGGGCACACAGGGCCTGCCGGAGCCAAAGTTTGGCGCCACCAAAGAGTGA
- a CDS encoding cysteine hydrolase family protein, with amino-acid sequence MNEILLIVDLQPNFSPPEWVITRVQRLAGLMPSVATVIRHNEAIVPFDRQLNWVPNEDDESIVKADRVFIKYGYLPPSELMDYLATCKPERVLVCGIQAETCVLAAGFALFDAGLNPTLIGDAVIGSSLDKSGRKGIELWEHHFGQIIHDHQTILDQYSSSNQADTF; translated from the coding sequence ATGAACGAAATCCTTCTGATTGTTGATTTACAGCCTAATTTTTCTCCGCCGGAGTGGGTAATCACTCGGGTTCAGCGCTTGGCGGGTCTTATGCCGTCCGTGGCAACGGTAATCCGTCACAATGAAGCAATTGTACCATTTGACAGGCAATTAAACTGGGTTCCCAACGAAGATGATGAGAGCATTGTTAAAGCTGATCGAGTATTCATAAAATATGGATACCTTCCTCCAAGCGAACTGATGGACTATCTTGCCACCTGCAAGCCAGAACGTGTTCTGGTTTGCGGCATTCAGGCTGAAACCTGTGTTCTTGCAGCTGGTTTCGCTCTTTTTGATGCAGGCCTCAACCCCACCTTAATAGGAGATGCAGTGATCGGCTCTTCACTCGATAAGTCCGGACGAAAGGGCATTGAGCTCTGGGAGCATCATTTTGGCCAAATTATCCATGATCACCAGACAATTTTGGACCAATACTCATCATCAAACCAGGCAGATACATTTTGA
- a CDS encoding tyrosine-type recombinase/integrase, whose product MTRKTKPKEKYLYYDIDRHGNQRWYYCRKGAPKIRIRAEYGTEEFELELTKAKLGIIEKKPVSYKKLPAEGSFKWLVDQYMTRALKSHAPATRAQKRRVLHHICEETCLSKSGQKLGDMNFKGLQKKHITILRDQKGDKPEAANHRKRALSTLFNWAIDVGLAETNPAEHVKKVANNSGGHHTVTEAEIEQYLDRHHVGTKAHLAMQILRYTGLRISDVARLGRKNLYTIATPDGPQLMFKITPKKSSKLQKTPVTIDLPVLPPLAEALSRVEHGHNIFLVTRTGEPYTVKGFGNRMRSWFDMAGLPHCSAHGIRKAGAVIAAESGATASQLLSMFGWTKLEQAELYTRMAQRKILGKEGARHLLKSAQKSE is encoded by the coding sequence ATGACACGTAAAACAAAGCCCAAAGAAAAGTACCTCTATTACGATATAGACCGCCACGGCAATCAGCGCTGGTACTATTGCCGGAAAGGTGCTCCTAAAATCCGCATTAGAGCTGAGTACGGAACAGAAGAATTTGAACTGGAGCTGACCAAGGCCAAACTTGGGATCATAGAAAAGAAGCCGGTCTCATATAAAAAACTGCCCGCAGAGGGGAGTTTTAAGTGGCTGGTCGATCAGTACATGACAAGGGCGCTAAAGTCCCATGCCCCTGCCACACGCGCTCAGAAAAGGCGGGTATTACATCATATCTGCGAGGAGACTTGCCTCAGTAAGTCCGGTCAAAAATTGGGAGATATGAACTTCAAAGGGCTTCAAAAGAAGCACATCACGATTCTGAGAGATCAAAAAGGAGATAAGCCAGAAGCGGCGAACCATAGAAAGCGGGCATTATCGACCCTGTTCAATTGGGCGATTGATGTAGGATTAGCTGAAACCAACCCAGCAGAGCACGTTAAAAAGGTCGCCAATAATTCAGGTGGGCACCACACAGTTACAGAGGCTGAAATTGAGCAGTATCTGGACCGTCACCATGTCGGCACCAAGGCTCACTTAGCCATGCAAATTCTCAGATACACAGGGCTTAGAATTTCTGATGTTGCGCGGCTTGGAAGGAAAAACCTGTACACTATAGCCACGCCGGACGGCCCGCAGCTGATGTTTAAAATCACGCCGAAGAAGTCCAGCAAGCTCCAGAAAACCCCTGTAACTATTGATCTTCCTGTATTGCCGCCCTTGGCAGAGGCGCTATCAAGGGTAGAGCATGGGCACAATATATTCTTGGTTACAAGAACAGGCGAGCCTTACACTGTGAAGGGCTTTGGCAATCGTATGCGGAGCTGGTTCGATATGGCCGGATTGCCCCACTGCTCTGCGCATGGCATCAGAAAAGCGGGGGCTGTTATAGCGGCTGAGAGCGGGGCTACAGCCAGTCAACTTCTGTCCATGTTTGGCTGGACAAAGCTGGAACAGGCTGAGCTATATACGCGCATGGCACAGAGGAAAATTCTAGGGAAAGAAGGGGCTCGGCACCTGCTAAAATCAGCCCAAAAAAGTGAGTGA